The following are from one region of the Candidatus Cloacimonadaceae bacterium genome:
- a CDS encoding ATP-binding protein: MEKHSLNRALVVLNLFNLGLLAILLLAGIRIQYVLLTMTCSTFLIVFFTILRFNRQIGKIDRIAQKITRGERRERIPDLDVEEFDTIGRSINQMIGSLDDTIGHLSVHREELRLIIGSIEEALWSQSGDGRIWWANDAFSKLFPGFNPDQKQHYWELIRDPDLADFIGEFGKQSQRQIKEFVLDEHYYLIIASRNEEADRMIFTLQNIDPLRQAEQMKKDFIVNLAHELRTPLTAIKGFAEALADNAKGEDVRYVSIITNHTMRLIRLISDLEDLIRLEHARPISPQKTKLGVFFDNLAMILKPLAQEKKLTLDIDIKDRNRYAWVDPFKFEQIFINLVENSIRYTEQGGIFISVEADDNEVKIIVRDSGIGISAQHLPRIFERFYVADSSRNRAKGGTGLGLAIVKHIVQLHRGTINVSSVPGEGTQFSILLPNDETNEKYCG; the protein is encoded by the coding sequence ATGGAAAAGCACAGTCTGAACCGGGCGCTGGTGGTCTTGAACCTCTTCAATCTCGGCTTGCTGGCGATCCTGCTGCTTGCCGGAATCAGGATCCAATATGTCCTGCTCACGATGACATGCTCCACGTTTTTGATCGTATTCTTCACCATCCTGCGTTTCAACCGCCAGATCGGCAAGATCGACCGCATCGCGCAGAAGATCACACGCGGAGAAAGGCGCGAACGCATTCCGGACCTGGATGTGGAGGAATTTGACACCATCGGCAGGAGCATCAACCAGATGATCGGCTCTCTGGATGATACGATCGGACACCTATCGGTGCACCGTGAAGAACTGCGCCTGATCATTGGCTCGATCGAGGAAGCACTGTGGTCTCAAAGCGGAGACGGACGCATCTGGTGGGCAAATGATGCCTTCAGCAAGCTCTTTCCAGGCTTCAATCCGGATCAGAAACAGCATTACTGGGAGCTGATCCGCGATCCCGATCTGGCTGATTTCATCGGTGAATTCGGCAAACAATCCCAAAGGCAGATCAAGGAATTTGTGCTGGATGAGCATTACTACCTGATCATCGCTTCACGCAATGAGGAAGCCGACCGCATGATCTTCACCCTGCAAAACATAGATCCACTCAGGCAGGCGGAACAGATGAAGAAGGACTTTATCGTGAATCTGGCGCATGAACTGCGCACACCTCTCACCGCGATCAAAGGCTTTGCCGAAGCTTTGGCGGATAATGCCAAAGGCGAGGACGTCCGCTATGTGAGCATCATCACAAACCACACCATGCGCCTGATCAGGCTGATCAGCGATCTGGAGGATCTGATCCGCCTCGAACACGCCAGACCCATCTCACCCCAAAAGACAAAGCTGGGAGTGTTTTTTGACAACCTTGCCATGATCCTCAAACCCCTCGCGCAGGAAAAGAAGCTCACGCTGGACATCGACATCAAGGATAGAAACAGATATGCCTGGGTGGATCCCTTCAAATTTGAACAGATCTTCATCAATCTGGTGGAAAACTCCATCCGCTATACCGAGCAGGGCGGGATATTCATTTCCGTCGAAGCTGATGACAATGAGGTAAAGATCATTGTCAGGGACAGCGGTATCGGTATCTCGGCACAGCATTTGCCCAGGATCTTTGAGCGTTTCTATGTGGCGGATTCCTCACGCAACCGTGCCAAGGGCGGAACCGGACTCGGCTTGGCGATAGTGAAACACATCGTTCAATTGCATCGTGGAACGATCAACGTGAGCAGCGTTCCCGGAGAAGGAACGCAGTTTTCCATCCTGTTACCAAACGATGAAACCAACGAAAAGTACTGTGGATAA